From the genome of Lepus europaeus isolate LE1 chromosome 23, mLepTim1.pri, whole genome shotgun sequence:
ACGACTCCTCGTCGAATCGCAAACGCATAGGCCGCCGCGCGAGTTCTGCGTACGAGAAGAAAGACGCGGCGCGACCGCCAACGGCCACCGGGCGCGCGCCGCGGCGGCCGGGCCTGCGCCCCAAGAGCTGGATGCCAGAGCAGGAGAAAGAGCCGCCAACCGATCGCTCGATCGACCGCGCGCCCGCTCCTTCGCCCTACCAgaccggggagggggggagggcgcGCCAGGGCTTCTTCGAGTTAGGGGCCTGACTCCCCGGCGACGAGACAAGATGGCTCCTCCGGTCGGCGATGCAGCTACCGTCCCGGCTGCGTCGCTCGGCCCGCCCCCGGTACTGTTTCTTTAAATGGCGGAGAGGGTCAGGAAAGCAGGAAGAGAGGAGCGCGCCTTCACGTGACAGGGGCGGGACCGGCCAGCCGAGATCCGGTCACGTGGGGGACACGCTGCCCGCCAATCAGGAGGCGGGacagcggggcgggggcgggaggagCTGCGGCTTTGTGATTGGCGGGATGCACCGCGGGGGCCTCGGGGGTTTGGGGCGTCGGGGAGTGCGCGAGGTGGCCGGGGCTGTGTGCCTTGGTGGAGACAAAGCGGTGGCCGAGGTGGCTGTGGCGGAGGCAGCAGAGCGGCCCTGAACGCCAGATTTCGTGGCGCCGGGTCCTGTCATCCTCACATCCtgcgcggcgcggcggcggcggcggcggcggcgacagcgacagcggcggcggcggcggcagcacaTGGTTCCAAGAGCGCGCTGCGGTTGTCGGGTTCCAATTCCGCGGGGAGGGACAAAGGCTGCTGCGAGCTCCGGGCAACGCCTGCTCGGGTGGTGCGCTCGCCACCGCCCTGAAAGCTGGGACTGAGCCTGCCCGGGAGGCGGCGGCCCCGGGGACCGAGGCCCGGGCAGGGCCCGAGCGCCCGCAGTCGCCGTCCGAGGCGCGAGGGGGAGGGGCGCTGGCGTCCTGTGGCCGTTCGCGCGGCGCGATTGTGAGGTTTAGTCCGGGCGAGCCTTGTGAGGTAATTGGGCACGCCAGCCAGAGGAGACTGTGGCCGGGCCGCAAGCTGGGTGTGCTCAggctttgaaagagagagagagagaggacaaaaaCCAACCCGAGACGGCCAGCCAGCACCCGGGAGCTCTTTCATTTGGGAGGTGGTGAAGCCGCAACGAGCACCATTGAACACTTTGTCGACGTGGCGTTCGCCGATTGAGGGCCTGCCTGAAGATTCCGACCATCCTGGTGGCGAAGACGTGAGCGAGCGTTGAGTGTTAGGACAGAAATTTCCAGATTGCTAAGTCTTCGTCGCTGGAAAtttaggagagaagaaaaaaaaaaaaaaaaacccacctggAAGACCGCGAAGATGGAGCGGTAATAGGCTCCCCATTCAAGAACCAGCCACATTTGATTCAAATCATTGGAATCGAGCGATCGAAACTTAACCCCAGCAGCTCCTTCGGCTGCCAGTTTATGACGTAAAGTTCTTTCCAAAATATTACATCACAATCATTGAGAATATTCAAGTATGCTTCAAGAAGAGGTCAATTGCCATTTAAGACAGCTCTGAGCATTTTCAGTAGATACTAGGTAGCCTTAAGGCGCACCACCTCAACCTTCCCTGGAAGAAATCCCAGCAAAAATCTGTATTCTAATCAAGTGTTATTTCCCAGTTAGTGGGTGAAAGACTGGAGACCCCATTGCCATCATGGCCTTCACAAATTACAGCAGTCTGAATCGAGCTCAGCTAACCTTTGAATATCTGCACACAAATTCGTAAGTATCCTACAGGTGCCCCTGAGGTCGCCAGTTAACACTGCTTGGTAGGGGTGTGGAGGGCCTTTCCCCCAGGAAGACTGGCCCTTCTCCTCTGTGTGGAGTTAACTACTGGCGGGAGATGGATCACTGGATGACTAGCACGCTGTACTGAA
Proteins encoded in this window:
- the TUG1 gene encoding taurine up-regulated 1, producing EEALARPPPLPGLVGRRSGRAVDRAIGWRLFLLLWHPALGAQARPPRRAPGGRWRSRRVFLLVRRTRAAAYAFAIRRGVVRVVGGGGQLLRPAPGEAAAAAAAGFGAAGEAGVAGAGLDAWRHPSGPARTQLGGQEGAGGWLVVGFLLCLFLLMPP